A window of the Bacillus andreraoultii genome harbors these coding sequences:
- the gltB gene encoding glutamate synthase large subunit, whose protein sequence is MQHSWMLNKQGMYDPQYEHDACGIAMLANINGRQNHTIISQAIFALERLNHRGGRDGQRAIGDGAGILTQIPHKLFQNEWKKQGVILPEQGMYGVGMFFLPQNKSSRKRCEEIINHTIVEENLDLIGIRHVQINDTILSQKAKETQPVICQVFIKSPFEQPKDIKFEGKLYKLRRKIENTLKKELSRHDLFYIVSFSARTIIYKGLLLPEQLGKFYLDLSNELYESAMAMVHNRFSTNTFPSWQRAQPNRFIIHNGEINTITGNVNWMRAREASFQTNEIEDIQQLVPIIDENGSDSAMFDNALEFLVLSGWSLPHAMMMMIPEPWEKQELIEEQKKAFYQYHSGLMEPWDGPAAMAFTDGIQIGACLDRNGLRPARVIITEDDFICVASEVGVINIPEEKILYKNRLRPGQMLLVDLEKGCLYLDKELKQNIISKRPYQRLVDEIFIPIEKLPNHISNSKSFSKEAILQKQKIYGYTNEEWEKVLKPCVLEGYEPTGSMGYDAPLAIISNKPQLLFNYFKQKFAQVTNPPIDAIREEAITSLEVLLAKGGNLLQPDKTTTKKIQLKSPVLSELEMNKIEGLQTKEWKTERISTLFPVNGSLEQSLHQLFQKVDGEIDKGSNILILSDREVSKNFAAIPSLLVISAVHHHLIRTGKRNKVSLIVESGEPREVHHFATLLGYGANAVYPYLIYESLPILLEEDEYQVSIDEASRNFVKAMTKGLLKVMSKMGISTVQSYIGAQIFEAIGINHSVIDQYFPKTPSKLSGLTIEDIGKEVRLRHESAFQQLNVELETGSDFQWRAGGEQHLFQPKTILLLQQAVRTGNYKVYKEYAQLINEEISQKTSVRGQLTFHFKRKPIPIEEVEPVESILRRFKTGAMSFGSISKEAHEALAIAMNRIGGKSNSGEGGEDPARFIPDENGDSKCSRIKQVASGRFGVTSHYLVNCDEIQIKMAQGAKPGEGGQLAGHKVTPEVAKTRGTLPGIELISPPPHHDIYSIEDLAQLIFDLKNANSKARINVKLVSESGVGTIAAGVAKANADVILISGYDGGTGAAVKSSIKHAGMPWELGLIETHQTLILNGLRNQVTLETDGKMMTGRDVVIAALLGAEEFGFSTLPLVALGCVMMRVCHLDTCPVGIATQNPLLRKNMVGTADQIIHLMHFIAKEIREYMSQLGFRTIDEMVGRTDMLKQAQSNNWKAQKLDLSPILEYMPFERHQKVQSDHEINHTLDYQLLLPIYKDYLKNREPIQSIFPIQNIHRSVGTLLGSEISRQFGSDGLQKDTLHFHFIGSAGQSFGAFLPTGVTLTLEGEANDYVGKGLSGGKMAIYPSNKSKFKAEQNIIAGNALFYGATSGEAYIRGIVGERFCVRNSGAHVVVEGIGDHGCEYMTGGSVVILGEVGQNFAAGMSGGIAYIPVDNIEKFFIICNTEFVNIESLEDEEEIDFVKSQIEKHYYYTYSTVAKKYLQNWDSYVSRFIRVIPKEYKRILADSKRKSVNVEIGG, encoded by the coding sequence ATGCAGCACTCGTGGATGCTTAATAAACAAGGAATGTACGACCCACAATACGAACATGATGCTTGTGGTATAGCTATGTTAGCCAATATAAATGGTCGTCAAAACCATACCATTATTTCACAAGCGATCTTTGCCCTTGAACGGTTGAATCATCGCGGTGGTCGTGATGGGCAACGAGCAATAGGAGATGGAGCAGGGATTTTAACACAAATTCCTCACAAATTATTTCAAAATGAATGGAAAAAGCAAGGAGTAATTTTACCAGAACAGGGAATGTATGGAGTAGGAATGTTTTTCCTTCCACAAAATAAAAGTTCAAGAAAACGATGTGAGGAAATCATTAACCATACAATTGTAGAAGAAAATTTAGATTTAATCGGGATTAGACATGTGCAAATCAATGATACAATTTTGAGTCAAAAGGCCAAAGAAACCCAGCCTGTTATATGTCAAGTATTTATTAAATCTCCATTCGAGCAACCAAAAGATATTAAATTCGAAGGAAAATTATATAAACTTCGTAGAAAAATAGAAAATACATTGAAAAAAGAACTTTCAAGACATGATCTTTTTTACATTGTTAGTTTTTCAGCTCGAACAATCATTTATAAAGGTCTTTTATTACCAGAACAGCTCGGAAAATTTTATTTAGATCTTAGTAATGAATTATATGAGTCCGCTATGGCGATGGTCCATAACCGATTTAGTACGAACACATTTCCTAGTTGGCAAAGAGCTCAACCGAACCGGTTTATCATTCATAATGGCGAAATAAATACAATTACAGGTAATGTCAATTGGATGAGAGCTAGAGAAGCTTCCTTTCAAACGAATGAAATTGAGGATATTCAACAATTAGTGCCGATTATCGATGAAAACGGTAGTGACTCAGCAATGTTCGATAACGCATTAGAATTTCTCGTATTATCTGGTTGGTCATTACCACACGCGATGATGATGATGATTCCAGAACCATGGGAAAAGCAAGAATTAATAGAAGAACAAAAAAAGGCGTTTTATCAATATCATAGTGGATTAATGGAACCTTGGGACGGGCCGGCGGCAATGGCGTTTACAGATGGAATACAAATTGGAGCTTGTCTTGATCGAAACGGTTTACGTCCAGCACGGGTTATTATCACTGAAGATGACTTTATTTGTGTTGCATCAGAAGTTGGTGTCATCAATATTCCAGAAGAAAAAATATTGTACAAAAACAGACTTCGACCTGGACAAATGCTTTTAGTCGATTTAGAAAAAGGATGCTTATATTTAGATAAGGAACTAAAACAAAATATCATTTCGAAACGGCCATATCAAAGACTTGTTGATGAAATTTTTATTCCTATAGAAAAATTACCTAATCATATAAGCAATTCAAAAAGTTTTTCCAAAGAAGCCATTCTTCAAAAACAGAAAATTTATGGCTATACAAATGAAGAATGGGAAAAAGTTTTAAAGCCTTGCGTCTTAGAAGGGTATGAACCGACGGGCTCAATGGGTTACGATGCTCCATTAGCCATCATATCTAACAAACCACAACTTTTATTTAATTATTTCAAACAAAAGTTTGCTCAAGTTACAAATCCTCCAATTGATGCGATTAGAGAGGAAGCTATTACATCACTAGAAGTATTATTAGCTAAGGGTGGAAATCTACTACAACCTGATAAAACAACTACAAAAAAAATACAACTAAAATCACCGGTTTTGTCGGAATTAGAAATGAATAAAATTGAAGGTTTGCAAACGAAAGAATGGAAAACGGAAAGAATTTCAACTTTATTTCCAGTTAACGGTAGCCTTGAACAATCTTTACATCAACTGTTTCAAAAAGTCGATGGTGAAATTGATAAAGGTAGCAATATTCTAATTCTTAGTGACCGGGAAGTTAGTAAAAACTTTGCAGCTATTCCTTCTTTATTAGTTATTTCTGCTGTCCACCATCATTTAATTCGAACGGGTAAACGAAATAAAGTTAGTTTAATAGTCGAATCTGGTGAACCAAGGGAAGTTCATCATTTTGCAACATTACTTGGTTATGGAGCTAATGCAGTTTATCCTTACCTTATTTATGAATCGTTACCAATTTTATTAGAAGAAGATGAATACCAAGTTTCCATTGATGAAGCAAGTCGGAATTTTGTGAAAGCAATGACGAAGGGTTTATTAAAAGTTATGTCTAAAATGGGGATCTCTACTGTACAAAGCTACATTGGTGCCCAAATATTCGAAGCAATTGGAATTAATCATAGTGTTATTGATCAATATTTTCCAAAAACCCCTTCAAAATTAAGTGGTTTAACTATCGAAGATATTGGAAAAGAAGTTCGCTTGCGTCATGAGAGTGCATTTCAACAACTAAATGTCGAACTAGAGACAGGGTCTGATTTTCAATGGCGTGCAGGTGGAGAGCAACATTTATTCCAACCAAAAACCATTTTATTATTACAACAAGCAGTACGTACTGGGAATTATAAAGTGTACAAAGAATACGCCCAATTAATTAATGAAGAAATTAGCCAAAAAACCTCAGTACGCGGTCAACTGACATTTCATTTTAAAAGAAAACCAATACCGATTGAAGAAGTGGAGCCAGTTGAATCAATTTTGAGACGTTTTAAAACAGGAGCGATGTCCTTTGGTTCAATTAGTAAAGAAGCACATGAGGCATTGGCTATCGCCATGAATCGTATCGGTGGAAAAAGTAATAGTGGAGAAGGTGGAGAAGACCCTGCACGTTTTATACCAGATGAAAATGGAGATTCAAAATGTAGCAGAATCAAACAAGTGGCATCGGGAAGATTTGGTGTAACAAGCCATTACCTTGTTAATTGTGATGAAATTCAAATAAAAATGGCTCAGGGAGCAAAACCAGGTGAAGGAGGACAATTGGCAGGTCATAAAGTAACTCCAGAAGTTGCTAAAACAAGAGGAACGTTACCAGGAATTGAATTAATATCACCACCCCCTCACCATGATATTTATTCTATTGAAGACTTAGCACAACTAATATTTGATTTAAAAAATGCTAACTCGAAAGCAAGGATTAATGTGAAACTTGTTTCAGAATCAGGCGTTGGTACAATTGCTGCCGGTGTTGCAAAAGCAAATGCTGATGTGATTTTAATTAGTGGGTATGATGGTGGCACTGGTGCAGCAGTAAAGTCAAGTATAAAACATGCAGGTATGCCTTGGGAATTGGGTTTAATTGAAACACATCAGACCTTAATTTTGAATGGATTAAGGAATCAAGTGACACTTGAAACTGACGGTAAGATGATGACGGGTCGTGATGTTGTAATTGCTGCTTTACTTGGTGCAGAAGAGTTTGGATTTTCAACCTTACCATTGGTTGCTCTCGGCTGTGTGATGATGCGAGTTTGTCATTTAGATACATGTCCAGTTGGTATTGCAACACAAAATCCGTTGTTGCGAAAAAATATGGTTGGTACTGCAGATCAAATTATTCATTTAATGCATTTTATTGCTAAAGAAATTCGTGAATATATGTCCCAGTTAGGATTTAGAACGATTGACGAAATGGTAGGAAGAACGGACATGTTAAAACAAGCTCAATCTAATAATTGGAAGGCTCAAAAACTAGATTTATCACCAATTTTAGAGTACATGCCTTTTGAAAGACATCAAAAAGTACAATCTGATCATGAAATCAATCACACATTAGATTATCAATTATTACTTCCGATTTATAAGGATTATTTGAAGAATAGGGAACCAATTCAATCAATATTTCCTATTCAAAATATACATCGGTCGGTTGGTACTTTATTGGGAAGTGAAATTTCTAGACAGTTTGGATCCGATGGATTACAAAAAGACACGCTTCATTTTCACTTTATTGGTTCTGCAGGTCAAAGCTTCGGAGCGTTTTTACCAACTGGGGTGACCTTAACATTAGAAGGTGAGGCTAATGATTATGTTGGTAAAGGGTTATCTGGTGGAAAAATGGCGATCTATCCTTCTAATAAATCTAAATTTAAAGCCGAACAAAATATAATAGCAGGAAATGCATTGTTTTATGGAGCAACAAGTGGTGAAGCGTATATTCGTGGCATTGTTGGGGAGCGGTTTTGTGTAAGAAATAGTGGAGCACATGTTGTTGTTGAAGGAATTGGTGATCATGGTTGTGAGTATATGACAGGAGGAAGTGTCGTCATATTAGGTGAAGTTGGGCAAAACTTTGCTGCAGGAATGTCAGGT
- a CDS encoding AraC family transcriptional regulator translates to MLYLNPDNFILKPALATIHCEPNWKWRKRDAPMPNYDLFYVWNGEGTLWLNKKPYKIGKGHCFLFKPGDWTEATHNPQNPLVLTYIHFDVESNVKLIPSSHRIIKNRIVFESLLSQYVRLFLVETFGAEIEGKLILKQIMIHLLREEYEQQEEKVQDEPEDVNNNLLETILEIANYIQQHPGKTHTIESLAARANLSPRYFSKKFKQIVGHTVKSYIVYSRIKRAEHLLHNCGMTVTETAFALGYNDLHFFSRQFKQYTGKNPSEIR, encoded by the coding sequence ATGTTATATTTAAATCCGGATAATTTTATTTTAAAACCGGCCTTAGCCACAATTCATTGTGAACCGAATTGGAAATGGCGAAAAAGAGACGCACCAATGCCAAATTATGATTTATTTTATGTATGGAATGGAGAAGGTACGTTATGGTTAAATAAAAAGCCATATAAAATTGGCAAAGGGCACTGTTTTTTATTTAAACCAGGTGATTGGACAGAAGCTACACATAATCCACAAAATCCTCTCGTATTAACATATATACATTTTGACGTAGAAAGTAACGTCAAATTAATCCCTTCCTCACATCGAATAATTAAAAATAGAATCGTCTTTGAATCTTTACTATCTCAGTACGTTCGCCTATTCTTAGTAGAAACCTTTGGTGCTGAAATTGAAGGTAAGTTAATTTTGAAACAAATTATGATTCATCTATTAAGGGAAGAATATGAACAACAAGAAGAAAAAGTACAGGATGAACCAGAAGATGTAAATAATAACTTGCTGGAAACGATTTTAGAAATAGCAAATTATATTCAGCAACATCCTGGAAAAACGCACACAATTGAAAGCTTAGCTGCTCGTGCCAATCTCTCTCCTCGTTATTTTTCAAAAAAATTTAAGCAAATTGTAGGACATACCGTTAAATCTTATATTGTTTATAGTCGGATAAAACGTGCTGAACACCTACTCCATAATTGCGGTATGACTGTTACAGAAACTGCCTTTGCGCTTGGATACAACGACTTGCACTTTTTTAGTCGGCAGTTTAAACAATATACTGGTAAAAACCCGTCCGAAATTCGATAA
- a CDS encoding DUF1385 domain-containing protein, with translation MSIIKGGAARFKGVIFYSEKYISKAIRNRDGTISINITKRKDISKLERMINKIPIIRGLFLLINPIIVMWKIYLFIFLPFLVLLVLLTRNSENADSSLFFLSIIAELIQRHLLLLLVIILVTFGVICKMTNLGKYHAAEHMADTSYSTLSSLAISDVIMQSRIHRRCGTNIVVFLFFWCYIFSFFISDLFLLGVLSVCLGYELFLIQSRMLTPFYWIGGFIQYTLFTSKPSPRHVEVAVASYEALLKAERNDNKV, from the coding sequence ATGTCAATTATTAAAGGTGGTGCGGCAAGGTTTAAAGGTGTGATATTTTATTCAGAGAAATATATTTCAAAAGCAATTAGGAACAGAGATGGAACGATTAGTATAAATATTACTAAAAGAAAGGACATTTCAAAGTTAGAGAGAATGATTAACAAAATCCCCATAATTCGTGGATTATTCTTATTGATAAATCCGATTATAGTAATGTGGAAGATTTATCTATTTATATTTCTCCCATTTTTAGTTCTGCTTGTGTTGTTAACTCGTAATAGTGAAAATGCAGATTCATCATTATTTTTCTTATCAATTATTGCTGAATTGATTCAAAGGCATCTTTTGTTACTACTTGTAATTATATTGGTTACCTTTGGAGTTATTTGTAAAATGACAAACCTAGGTAAGTATCATGCTGCTGAACATATGGCAGACACATCGTATAGTACATTGTCCAGCCTAGCAATATCAGATGTAATTATGCAATCAAGAATACATAGACGGTGTGGAACAAATATAGTGGTCTTTCTGTTCTTTTGGTGCTACATCTTTTCTTTTTTTATTTCAGACTTATTTCTCTTAGGTGTGCTCAGTGTTTGTTTGGGATATGAATTATTTCTAATTCAATCAAGAATGCTTACACCTTTTTATTGGATTGGTGGTTTTATACAATATACTCTATTCACATCAAAGCCATCACCAAGACATGTAGAAGTTGCTGTAGCATCATATGAAGCTCTTTTAAAAGCGGAAAGAAATGATAATAAAGTATAG
- a CDS encoding DUF771 domain-containing protein, whose product MEQQLSVNLTIPIPSDTVLISKVELKELKQQQLYGVYWSMKDLEKRINRKHEWIKENILYPSHFRKILDTEHGGFVFYPKTKGQTWSFHALKMADFLDKNFHRIFSS is encoded by the coding sequence ATGGAACAACAGCTATCAGTTAATCTAACTATCCCAATCCCGTCTGATACCGTATTAATCTCAAAAGTAGAACTGAAGGAGCTTAAACAGCAACAACTGTATGGAGTCTACTGGTCAATGAAAGATCTCGAAAAAAGAATCAATCGAAAACATGAATGGATTAAAGAAAATATTCTTTATCCATCACATTTCAGAAAAATACTTGATACTGAACATGGTGGTTTTGTCTTCTATCCAAAAACAAAAGGGCAAACTTGGTCTTTTCATGCTTTAAAAATGGCAGACTTTTTGGATAAGAATTTTCACCGAATATTTTCTTCCTAG
- a CDS encoding site-specific integrase, giving the protein MASIQKRGKTYQFTVSHMVNGKSKPIRKGGFRTKKEAQIAAAEIESQLSKGLLPHLTPVPIDDYFDKWVRLYKTNISVTTRKHYEYTYKAIKEYFGSKPLQEITRHDYQMFINQFGSSRSKETVEKVNTHIRACVKDAMDEQIIHRDFTRNAVITYTVPAKKSEEKHLNYKESEILLKEIWENINKGLGYSLLLLGLTSGMRFGEMVGLTRKDFDFKKNTIRINKTWGYMKRHPEGFGPTKNEQSVRTITMNPTVMAHFKKLFKTMPTNIHQLVFYSPTSKYKVISNTNANKLLKNTLSNLGIEPITIHGLRHTHASVLLYKNISIHYVSERLGHGDIDTTLREYTHVIKELREKEEQATIEIFEKMIG; this is encoded by the coding sequence ATGGCTAGTATTCAAAAACGAGGAAAAACATATCAGTTTACTGTTAGCCATATGGTTAACGGAAAATCAAAACCTATAAGAAAGGGAGGCTTCCGCACTAAGAAAGAAGCTCAAATTGCAGCTGCAGAGATAGAATCACAGTTAAGTAAAGGACTTCTTCCTCATCTAACTCCAGTGCCAATAGATGACTATTTTGACAAGTGGGTTAGGCTTTATAAAACAAATATCAGTGTTACTACTCGAAAGCATTACGAATACACTTATAAAGCGATCAAAGAATACTTCGGGAGTAAACCTTTACAAGAGATCACCAGACATGATTATCAAATGTTTATTAATCAGTTTGGTTCTAGTAGATCTAAAGAAACAGTAGAAAAGGTAAATACCCATATTCGTGCATGTGTGAAGGACGCAATGGATGAACAAATTATTCATCGTGATTTTACAAGAAATGCTGTAATTACCTATACTGTACCCGCCAAAAAATCAGAAGAAAAGCATCTTAACTATAAAGAAAGCGAGATCTTATTAAAAGAGATATGGGAGAACATTAACAAGGGATTAGGTTATTCACTACTTCTACTAGGACTAACTTCTGGAATGCGCTTTGGCGAAATGGTTGGACTTACAAGGAAAGATTTTGATTTTAAAAAGAATACGATAAGAATAAATAAAACCTGGGGATATATGAAACGCCATCCTGAAGGTTTCGGACCGACAAAAAACGAACAATCTGTGCGAACGATAACAATGAATCCAACTGTCATGGCTCATTTTAAAAAACTATTTAAAACCATGCCTACAAATATTCATCAGTTGGTTTTCTATAGTCCTACCTCAAAATACAAAGTTATAAGCAACACAAATGCAAACAAGCTATTAAAGAATACGTTAAGCAATCTTGGTATTGAACCAATCACCATTCACGGGTTACGTCATACACATGCAAGTGTTCTTTTGTATAAAAATATTTCAATTCATTATGTAAGTGAACGACTTGGACATGGTGACATTGATACTACCTTACGAGAGTATACCCACGTCATTAAAGAGTTACGAGAGAAAGAAGAGCAGGCAACAATAGAGATTTTCGAGAAAATGATTGGGTAA